From Micromonospora nigra, one genomic window encodes:
- a CDS encoding ABC transporter permease, giving the protein MFRATLKSLLARKVRLVLSGLAVVLGVMFVSGAFVLTDTLGRSFDQVFADAYEDIDVNVAAKPKLAPGEMEGGGISPPLPAATVDRVRAVPGVADATGVVVAEGARLIGSNGKAVASFGPPQLGGNWLGESELVQLREGRGPQADDEIVINKALAEAGRVAVGDRVGVLTPLEPKEEFTIVGVFGYSGDRDSIGGANEIMFTTPTAQRLMLGEPDTFSSITVTAAGSMTDEALRDSVAAALGGEFQVKTGAQLSEDMASGLKDGLSFFNRILLGFAAVALLVGTFLILNTFSIIVAQRTRELALLRAVGASGRQVIGSVVLEAIAVGLIASVLGLAAGIGIGALLAYLFGTFAGLSLAGIAVPPSAVISAFAVGLVITVLAALLPALRASRIPPIAAMQDVATPDRPLTKITVGGAVVTSIGAALLFLGLSGNAGDNTLPTILGGVLFSFIGVALLTPLISRPVVALLGSVFSGSVPGKLGRLNSGRNPRRTAITAAALMVGIALVTGVTVILDSAKSSLAGLAEDNIKAELVIAGAATGPRPPTFDREVLDRAAAIPGVQLVNGTFGDLAQVGGQRTWVGASSDVSALRRIFGAKAAAGDIDRLAPDQMLVSSDVAESRGLTVGSTVPVQLARGDQRTYTVSGIYEGVPFLDPVTLPAEAARDFTLPQPIQGYIQLAPGTEVADVQPQVEALLVDSPEVSVADRNAFIEQQTGQFDVLLTMIRILLALAIVIAVLGIVNTLALSVLERTRELGLLRAIGLRRSQTMLMITVEAVVISVFGALLGVAVGTGLGAAVVEALRDEGITDLVLPWGQMGVFLGLAALVGVVAAVLPAVRAARINVLGAIAHD; this is encoded by the coding sequence ATGTTCCGGGCGACACTGAAGAGCCTGCTGGCCCGCAAGGTCCGTCTCGTCCTGTCGGGGCTGGCGGTGGTGCTGGGCGTCATGTTCGTCTCCGGCGCGTTCGTGCTCACCGACACCCTGGGCCGCTCCTTCGACCAGGTGTTCGCCGACGCGTACGAGGACATCGACGTCAACGTGGCCGCCAAGCCGAAGCTGGCCCCGGGCGAGATGGAGGGCGGAGGAATCTCCCCGCCGCTGCCGGCGGCCACGGTCGACCGGGTGCGGGCGGTGCCGGGGGTGGCGGACGCGACCGGCGTCGTCGTCGCCGAGGGTGCCCGGCTCATCGGCAGCAACGGCAAGGCGGTGGCCTCCTTCGGCCCGCCGCAGCTGGGCGGCAACTGGCTGGGCGAGAGCGAGCTGGTGCAGCTGCGCGAGGGGCGCGGCCCGCAGGCCGACGACGAGATCGTCATCAACAAGGCACTGGCGGAGGCCGGCAGGGTCGCCGTGGGCGACCGGGTGGGTGTGCTCACCCCGCTGGAGCCGAAGGAGGAGTTCACCATCGTCGGCGTCTTCGGTTACAGCGGTGACCGGGACTCCATCGGCGGCGCGAACGAGATCATGTTCACCACCCCGACCGCCCAGCGGCTCATGCTGGGCGAGCCGGACACGTTCAGCAGCATCACCGTCACCGCCGCCGGCAGCATGACCGACGAGGCGCTGCGCGACTCGGTGGCCGCCGCGCTCGGCGGTGAGTTCCAGGTCAAGACCGGCGCGCAGTTGTCCGAGGACATGGCGTCCGGGCTGAAGGACGGGTTGTCCTTCTTCAACCGGATCCTGCTCGGCTTCGCCGCGGTGGCGCTGCTGGTCGGCACCTTCCTGATCCTCAACACCTTCTCGATCATCGTGGCGCAGCGCACCCGGGAGCTGGCCCTGTTGCGGGCCGTCGGGGCGAGTGGACGGCAGGTCATCGGTTCGGTGGTGCTGGAGGCGATCGCCGTCGGCCTCATCGCCTCCGTGCTGGGCCTGGCCGCCGGCATCGGCATCGGGGCGCTGTTGGCATACCTGTTCGGCACGTTCGCCGGGCTCAGCCTGGCGGGCATCGCCGTTCCGCCCTCGGCGGTGATCAGCGCGTTCGCCGTCGGACTGGTGATCACGGTGCTGGCGGCGCTGCTGCCGGCGCTGCGCGCGTCCCGCATCCCGCCCATCGCGGCCATGCAGGACGTCGCCACCCCCGACCGGCCGCTGACGAAGATCACGGTCGGCGGAGCGGTGGTCACCTCGATCGGCGCGGCCCTGTTGTTCCTCGGCCTCAGCGGCAACGCCGGCGACAACACGTTGCCCACCATCCTCGGCGGCGTCCTGTTCTCGTTCATCGGGGTGGCGTTGCTGACCCCGCTGATCAGCCGGCCGGTGGTGGCGCTGCTCGGCTCCGTCTTCTCCGGCTCGGTGCCGGGCAAGCTGGGCCGGCTGAACTCCGGCCGCAACCCCCGCCGCACGGCGATCACGGCGGCCGCGCTGATGGTGGGCATCGCCCTGGTCACCGGCGTGACGGTCATCCTGGACTCGGCCAAGAGCAGCCTGGCGGGCCTGGCCGAGGACAACATCAAGGCCGAGCTGGTGATCGCCGGCGCGGCGACCGGCCCGCGGCCACCGACCTTCGACCGGGAGGTGCTGGACCGGGCTGCCGCGATCCCCGGGGTCCAGTTGGTCAACGGAACGTTCGGCGACCTGGCCCAGGTGGGCGGCCAGCGTACCTGGGTGGGGGCGAGCAGCGACGTGTCGGCGCTGCGGCGGATCTTCGGCGCGAAGGCCGCTGCGGGTGACATCGACCGGCTCGCACCGGACCAGATGCTGGTCAGCTCGGACGTGGCCGAGTCCCGGGGGCTCACCGTCGGTTCGACCGTGCCGGTGCAGCTCGCCCGGGGGGACCAACGCACATACACCGTCAGCGGCATCTACGAGGGTGTGCCGTTCCTCGACCCGGTGACGCTGCCGGCCGAGGCGGCCCGGGACTTCACCCTCCCCCAGCCGATCCAGGGCTACATCCAGCTCGCCCCCGGCACCGAGGTCGCCGACGTGCAGCCTCAGGTCGAGGCGTTGCTGGTGGACAGCCCCGAGGTGTCGGTGGCCGACCGGAACGCGTTCATCGAGCAGCAGACCGGCCAGTTCGACGTGCTCCTCACGATGATCCGCATCCTGCTGGCGCTGGCCATCGTGATCGCGGTCCTGGGCATCGTGAACACCCTGGCGCTGTCGGTGCTGGAACGCACCCGGGAACTGGGGCTGCTGCGGGCGATCGGCCTGCGCCGGTCGCAGACCATGCTGATGATCACCGTGGAGGCGGTGGTGATCTCGGTATTCGGGGCGCTGCTCGGCGTCGCGGTCGGCACCGGCCTGGGCGCCGCCGTGGTGGAGGCGCTGCGCGACGAGGGGATCACCGACCTGGTGCTGCCCTGGGGACAGATGGGCGTGTTCCTCGGCCTGGCCGCGCTGGTGGGCGTGGTGGCCGCAGTGCTGCCGGCGGTCCGGGCCGCCCGGATCAACGTGCTGGGCGCCATCGCCCACGACTGA
- a CDS encoding ABC transporter ATP-binding protein — MTATTGPQTQAAARASDVWKVFGSGEAQVTALRGVTAEFERGRFTAIMGPSGSGKSTLMHCLAGLDSVTKGTVHIGDTTVTGLGDAGLTTLRRDKVGFIFQQFNLLPTLTAKENILLPLSIAGRKPDQAWYDTVIDTVGLRDRLDHRPAQLSGGQQQRVACARALVARPEVIFADEPTGNLDSRSGAEVLNFLRNSVREHGQTIVMVTHDPTAAAYADRVVFLADGQIVSELIEPTADTVLDTMKKLDTVAEVAR; from the coding sequence GTGACCGCGACGACAGGCCCGCAGACGCAGGCCGCGGCCCGGGCGAGCGACGTGTGGAAGGTGTTCGGCAGCGGCGAGGCGCAGGTGACCGCGCTGCGGGGGGTGACCGCGGAGTTCGAGCGGGGCCGCTTCACCGCGATCATGGGCCCGTCGGGCTCCGGCAAGTCCACCCTGATGCACTGCCTGGCCGGGCTGGACTCGGTGACGAAGGGCACGGTGCACATCGGCGACACCACGGTCACCGGGCTCGGTGACGCGGGTCTGACCACACTGCGCCGGGACAAGGTGGGGTTCATCTTCCAGCAGTTCAACCTGCTGCCGACGCTGACGGCGAAGGAGAACATCCTGCTGCCGCTGTCGATCGCCGGCCGCAAGCCGGACCAGGCCTGGTACGACACCGTGATCGACACGGTCGGGCTGCGGGACCGGCTGGACCACCGGCCGGCGCAGCTGTCCGGCGGTCAGCAGCAGCGGGTGGCGTGTGCCCGGGCCCTGGTCGCTCGCCCCGAGGTGATCTTCGCCGACGAGCCGACGGGCAACCTGGACTCCCGTTCGGGCGCGGAGGTGCTCAACTTCCTGCGCAACTCGGTGCGGGAGCACGGGCAGACCATCGTCATGGTCACCCACGACCCGACGGCCGCCGCGTACGCCGACCGGGTGGTGTTCCTCGCCGACGGGCAGATCGTCTCGGAGCTCATCGAGCCGACCGCCGACACTGTGCTGGACACCATGAAGAAGCTCGACACGGTGGCCGAGGTGGCCCGCTGA
- a CDS encoding response regulator produces the protein MAEATTPARPVRILLADDQPLLRTGFRMVLGAEEDLDIVAEAGDGVEAVDLSRRLLPDVVLMDIRMPRMDGVAATRAIVDARLPVRVLILTTFDLDEYVVGALRAGASGFLAKDVPADDLVTAIRTVAAGDAVVAPRILRRLLDRFADALPDPAAAPPRAMNALTEREREVLVQVARGLSNAEIARALSVSETTVKTHVGHVLTKLGLRDRVQAVVLAYESGLVRPGA, from the coding sequence ATGGCCGAGGCGACGACACCGGCACGTCCGGTGCGCATCCTGCTCGCCGACGACCAGCCACTGCTGCGCACGGGCTTCCGGATGGTGCTCGGCGCCGAGGAGGACCTGGACATCGTCGCGGAGGCCGGTGACGGGGTGGAGGCGGTGGACCTGTCCCGCCGGCTGCTGCCCGACGTGGTGCTGATGGACATCCGGATGCCCCGGATGGACGGGGTCGCCGCCACCCGCGCCATCGTGGACGCGCGACTGCCCGTGCGGGTGCTGATCCTGACCACCTTCGACCTCGACGAGTACGTGGTGGGGGCGCTGCGGGCCGGGGCGAGCGGCTTCCTCGCCAAGGACGTGCCGGCCGACGACCTGGTCACGGCGATCCGGACGGTGGCGGCCGGCGACGCGGTGGTGGCACCGCGGATCCTGCGGCGGCTGCTGGACCGGTTCGCCGACGCGCTGCCCGACCCGGCGGCGGCTCCACCGCGGGCAATGAACGCCCTCACCGAACGGGAACGGGAGGTGCTGGTGCAGGTGGCCCGAGGGCTGTCCAACGCGGAGATCGCGCGGGCGTTGTCGGTCAGCGAGACGACGGTGAAGACGCACGTGGGACACGTGCTGACCAAGTTGGGGCTACGTGACCGGGTGCAGGCGGTGGTGTTGGCGTACGAGTCGGGACTGGTCCGGCCCGGCGCGTAG
- a CDS encoding sensor histidine kinase: protein MHPVRWAWLRERPLVGDVALAVVLVLAEVVFTLATPREFWPGPLRAALGWSVLCAAPVVLRRVAPWPAVAAAVATLAVPATIDLAPAAQSLTFVVLTYTMAAYRPARPATAAAVLLWLPVAAANTLVPLDSTAEIGAAYLVVNNILVGVVSYSVGRSVRARRATTEALRERARVAEHNQRSVAEQAVADERRRIARELHDVVAHHVSVMGVLATGVRRVLRRDPDAAEEAMVTIEETSRATLRELRRLLDVLRTEAEPAAELTPQPGLAGIEALAEQVREAGLPVTVRVDGTSGTLEEGVALTVYRIVQEALTNALKHAGSATAQVWVGVTSDAVEVEVSDTGRGPTPAPDRIGHGLVGMRERVGLYGGVLRTGPRAGGGFRVYARIPVDTAA from the coding sequence ATGCATCCGGTGCGGTGGGCGTGGCTGCGGGAGCGCCCCCTCGTGGGGGACGTCGCGCTGGCCGTGGTGCTGGTCCTCGCGGAGGTCGTGTTCACGCTGGCGACGCCGCGGGAGTTCTGGCCCGGGCCGCTGCGCGCGGCGCTGGGCTGGAGCGTGCTGTGCGCCGCCCCGGTGGTGCTGCGCCGGGTGGCGCCGTGGCCGGCGGTGGCAGCGGCGGTGGCGACCCTGGCCGTGCCCGCCACGATCGACCTGGCGCCCGCCGCGCAGAGCCTCACGTTCGTCGTGCTCACCTACACGATGGCCGCGTACCGCCCGGCGCGACCCGCGACTGCCGCGGCGGTGCTGCTGTGGCTGCCGGTGGCCGCGGCCAACACCCTGGTTCCGTTGGACAGCACGGCGGAGATCGGCGCGGCCTACCTGGTGGTCAACAACATCCTGGTGGGGGTGGTGTCGTACTCGGTCGGCCGGTCGGTGCGGGCGCGGCGGGCGACCACCGAGGCGCTGCGGGAACGCGCCCGCGTGGCCGAGCACAACCAGCGGTCGGTGGCCGAGCAGGCGGTCGCCGACGAGCGGCGACGCATCGCCCGGGAGCTGCACGACGTCGTGGCCCACCACGTCAGCGTGATGGGGGTCCTGGCCACCGGGGTACGCCGGGTGCTGCGCCGTGACCCGGACGCCGCCGAGGAGGCGATGGTCACCATCGAGGAGACCAGCCGGGCGACGCTGCGGGAGCTGCGTCGGCTGCTCGACGTGCTGCGGACGGAGGCGGAACCGGCCGCGGAGCTGACGCCGCAACCGGGACTGGCGGGCATCGAGGCGTTGGCCGAGCAGGTGCGGGAGGCGGGACTGCCGGTGACGGTGCGGGTCGACGGCACCTCGGGGACGCTGGAGGAGGGGGTGGCCCTGACCGTGTACCGGATAGTCCAGGAGGCGCTGACCAACGCCCTCAAGCACGCCGGTTCGGCCACCGCGCAGGTGTGGGTGGGCGTCACGTCCGACGCCGTGGAGGTCGAGGTGTCCGACACCGGGCGGGGGCCGACACCGGCGCCCGACCGGATCGGACACGGCCTGGTCGGCATGCGGGAGCGGGTCGGCCTCTACGGTGGAGTCCTGCGCACCGGGCCGCGCGCGGGCGGCGGGTTCCGGGTGTACGCGAGGATTCCGGTCGACACGGCGGCGTGA
- a CDS encoding RecB family exonuclease, with protein MTADQVIIQQPPTPAEVPATVRASLSPSRAADFKTCPLLYRFRSIDRLPERPSVEQARGTLVHAVLERLFDLPATDRTPQAAGDLVAPQWDRLVTEQAEFAGLFDDTDTAAVEGFLRSAAGLLEGYFAVEDPRRLEPAERESLISAVVDDELLIRGYLDRLDVAPDGALRVVDYKTGGAPREAFEARALFQLKFYALVLWRTRGVVPRVLRLLYLKDQEVCDYAPDAEELVRFERTVVALWRAIEQATATRDFRPRPSRLCDWCSHQAHCPSFGGTPPPFPEAAATPDPLRDARSGPTPPGADD; from the coding sequence ATGACGGCGGACCAGGTGATCATCCAGCAGCCCCCGACCCCGGCGGAGGTGCCGGCGACCGTGCGGGCCTCGCTGTCACCGTCGCGCGCGGCCGACTTCAAGACCTGTCCCCTGCTCTACCGGTTCCGCAGCATCGACCGGCTGCCCGAGCGGCCGAGCGTCGAGCAGGCCCGGGGCACGCTGGTGCACGCCGTGTTGGAGCGGCTGTTCGACCTGCCGGCGACCGACCGCACCCCGCAGGCGGCCGGCGACCTGGTCGCCCCCCAGTGGGACCGGCTGGTCACCGAGCAGGCGGAGTTCGCCGGCCTGTTCGACGACACGGACACCGCGGCGGTGGAGGGGTTCCTGCGGTCAGCCGCCGGCCTGCTCGAGGGCTACTTCGCGGTGGAGGATCCGCGCCGGCTGGAGCCCGCCGAGCGAGAGAGCCTGATCTCGGCCGTGGTCGACGACGAGTTGCTGATCCGGGGCTATCTCGACCGGCTGGACGTGGCGCCCGACGGGGCCCTTCGGGTGGTCGACTACAAGACCGGGGGCGCCCCCCGCGAGGCGTTCGAGGCACGGGCGCTGTTCCAGCTCAAGTTCTACGCGCTGGTGCTGTGGCGCACCCGGGGCGTGGTGCCGCGGGTGCTGCGGCTGCTCTACCTCAAGGACCAGGAGGTCTGCGACTACGCCCCCGACGCCGAGGAACTGGTCCGGTTCGAACGCACCGTGGTGGCGCTGTGGCGGGCCATCGAGCAGGCCACCGCGACCCGGGACTTCCGCCCCCGACCGAGCCGACTGTGCGACTGGTGCAGCCACCAGGCCCACTGCCCCAGCTTCGGCGGCACCCCGCCGCCGTTCCCGGAGGCCGCCGCGACACCGGATCCGCTGCGCGACGCCCGGTCCGGCCCCACCCCGCCGGGCGCCGACGACTGA
- a CDS encoding M50 family metallopeptidase: MEQTRRPRRDRRAGLTVGRVLGVPLHLSPSMLVLVVLVTVVYAEFARQQLGLPQVSGYLIGAGFVVSLLGSVLAHELGHALTARRFGIGVRGITLELLGGYTEMDRDAPSPRVDLLVSLAGPAVSAVLGAAAVAATLALPDRTVANQLAFQLAVSNVVVAVFNLLPGLPLDGGRALRAAVWALRGDRHTGTEVAGWVGRAVAVGTALTVAVLAATGVLALFALPLMALVAVTLWRGAGQSIRYARISRRLPLVDLARLARPALPVPTGTPLAEAQRRAAAAGPHVAVLVTDTAGRPLALVEPAAAAAVPAGRGPWLAVDAVARPLTGLPRLPVGFDGERVMETVRAHPAARYVVTAGEDVVGVLHIADLAQLLEPQRKMNS; the protein is encoded by the coding sequence GTGGAGCAGACGCGGCGACCGCGCCGGGACCGACGTGCCGGCCTGACCGTCGGCCGGGTCCTCGGGGTGCCGCTGCACCTGAGCCCGTCGATGCTGGTGCTGGTCGTCCTGGTCACGGTCGTGTACGCCGAGTTCGCCCGCCAGCAGCTTGGGCTTCCCCAGGTCTCCGGCTACCTGATCGGCGCGGGTTTCGTCGTCTCGCTGCTCGGCTCGGTGCTGGCCCACGAACTCGGGCACGCCCTCACCGCCCGCCGCTTCGGCATCGGTGTGCGGGGGATCACCCTGGAGCTGCTCGGCGGCTACACCGAGATGGACCGGGACGCCCCGTCCCCCCGGGTGGACCTGCTGGTCTCGTTGGCCGGGCCGGCGGTGTCCGCGGTGCTCGGGGCCGCCGCCGTCGCCGCGACCCTGGCCCTGCCGGACCGGACCGTGGCCAACCAGCTCGCCTTCCAGCTCGCCGTCAGCAACGTCGTCGTCGCGGTGTTCAACCTGCTGCCCGGACTGCCGCTGGACGGCGGCCGGGCGCTGCGGGCGGCCGTCTGGGCCCTGCGCGGGGACCGGCACACCGGAACCGAGGTGGCCGGCTGGGTGGGTCGGGCCGTCGCGGTGGGCACCGCCCTGACCGTCGCCGTGCTCGCCGCCACCGGGGTGCTCGCCCTGTTCGCCCTGCCGCTGATGGCCCTCGTCGCCGTCACGCTGTGGCGCGGCGCCGGCCAGTCGATCCGGTACGCCCGGATCAGCCGTCGCCTTCCGCTGGTCGACCTGGCCCGGTTGGCCCGCCCGGCGCTGCCCGTGCCCACCGGCACCCCGCTGGCGGAGGCGCAGCGCCGCGCAGCCGCCGCCGGGCCACACGTCGCCGTGCTGGTCACCGACACCGCCGGGCGGCCGTTGGCCCTGGTCGAACCGGCCGCCGCGGCGGCCGTCCCAGCCGGGCGCGGGCCCTGGCTGGCCGTCGACGCCGTGGCCCGGCCGTTGACCGGCCTGCCCCGGCTGCCCGTCGGGTTCGACGGGGAACGGGTGATGGAGACCGTGCGGGCCCACCCGGCCGCGCGGTACGTGGTGACGGCAGGCGAAGATGTCGTCGGCGTTCTGCACATCGCGGATCTGGCTCAGCTGCTCGAACCTCAACGGAAGATGAACTCGTGA
- a CDS encoding tRNA (adenine-N1)-methyltransferase encodes MTATPSTAPADPDATAPADTPAPPPVHRGPFRPGDRVQLTDPKGRMHTVTLEPGKAFHTHRGILAHDDLVGLPDGSVVTTTGGGTAFLALRPLLSDYVLSMPRGAQVIYPKDAAQIVAMGDIFPGARVLEAGAGSGALSCSLLRAVGTSGELHSYELRDDFAQIARRNVESFFNGPHPAWRLHVGDVGECRETGFDRIILDMLAPWENLDMVERALLPGGVFIGYVATTPQLSELVEALRERGGWTEPRAWESLVRDWHAEGLAVRPDHRMIAHTAFLVSARRLAPGVTAPPRRRKPSKGAEAYEQRRRALREAEAARQAAAARAAGVEPETTEGADRP; translated from the coding sequence GTGACCGCAACTCCCTCCACCGCCCCGGCCGACCCGGACGCCACCGCGCCCGCCGACACCCCGGCGCCACCCCCGGTGCACCGCGGGCCGTTCCGGCCCGGCGACCGGGTGCAGCTGACCGACCCCAAGGGGCGGATGCACACGGTCACCCTGGAGCCAGGCAAGGCCTTCCACACCCACCGCGGGATCCTCGCGCACGACGACCTGGTCGGCCTGCCCGACGGCAGCGTGGTCACCACCACCGGCGGCGGCACCGCGTTCCTCGCGCTGCGGCCCCTGCTGTCGGACTACGTGCTGTCCATGCCGCGCGGCGCGCAGGTCATCTACCCCAAGGACGCGGCGCAGATCGTCGCGATGGGCGACATCTTCCCCGGCGCCAGGGTCCTGGAGGCCGGGGCCGGCTCCGGCGCGCTGAGCTGTTCCCTGCTGCGCGCCGTCGGCACCTCCGGCGAACTGCACTCCTACGAGCTGCGCGATGATTTCGCCCAGATCGCCCGGCGCAACGTCGAGTCGTTCTTCAACGGCCCCCACCCCGCCTGGCGGCTGCACGTGGGCGACGTCGGGGAGTGCCGCGAGACCGGCTTCGACCGGATCATCCTGGACATGCTCGCCCCCTGGGAGAACCTCGACATGGTCGAGCGGGCGCTGCTTCCCGGCGGCGTCTTCATCGGCTACGTGGCGACCACCCCGCAGCTGTCCGAGCTGGTCGAGGCGCTGCGCGAGCGCGGCGGCTGGACCGAGCCACGGGCCTGGGAGTCGCTGGTGCGCGACTGGCACGCCGAGGGCCTGGCGGTGCGCCCCGACCACCGGATGATCGCGCACACCGCGTTCCTGGTGTCCGCGCGTAGGCTCGCCCCGGGAGTCACCGCGCCGCCCCGGCGGCGCAAGCCCAGCAAGGGTGCCGAGGCGTACGAGCAGCGCCGGCGGGCCCTGCGCGAGGCGGAGGCGGCCCGCCAGGCCGCCGCGGCCCGGGCGGCCGGGGTGGAACCGGAGACGACGGAGGGGGCGGACAGGCCGTGA
- a CDS encoding ferredoxin: protein MADVATDQLQVWVDQDLCTGDGLCVQYAPEVFEFDIDGLAYVKGPDGELVQTPGGRVGVPEHLRLEVIDSAKECPGECIHVVRGSDDVEVAGPAAEEG from the coding sequence GTGGCCGACGTCGCGACCGATCAGCTGCAGGTCTGGGTGGACCAGGACCTGTGCACGGGGGACGGTCTCTGCGTGCAGTACGCACCGGAGGTCTTCGAGTTCGACATCGACGGCCTGGCCTACGTGAAGGGCCCCGACGGTGAGCTGGTGCAGACCCCCGGCGGCCGGGTCGGCGTGCCGGAACACCTGCGCCTCGAGGTGATCGACTCGGCGAAGGAGTGCCCCGGCGAGTGCATCCACGTGGTGCGCGGCAGCGACGACGTCGAGGTGGCCGGCCCGGCCGCCGAGGAGGGCTGA
- the arc gene encoding proteasome ATPase, with the protein MARSDDADSRAARWEKEAHDLSTQVAFLQEELALVRRKLTESPRHVRQLEERLAATQAQLARLTENNERLVSTLKEARAQIVTLKEEIDRLAQPPSGYGVFLARHDDGTVDVFTGGRKLRVAVSPSLDVAELRRGQEVLLNDALNIVDAFGYERVGEVVMLKEILAGPEGAPGDRALVVSHSDEERIVHLAETLIGSPIRAGDSLMIEPRSAYAYERIPKSEVEELVLEEVPDVDYTDIGGLQSQIEQIRDAVELPFLHADLFREHQLRPPKGILLYGPPGCGKTLIAKAVANSLAKKIAEREGKEKHTSFFLNIKGPELLNKYVGETERHIRLIFQRAREKASEGTPVIVFFDEMDSIFRTRGSGVSSDVENTIVPQLLSEIDGVEGLENVIVIGASNREDMIDPAILRPGRLDVKIKIERPDAEAAKDIFSKYILSGLPLHPDDLAEHGSDPQATVAAMIDAVVLRMYSETEENRFLEVTYANGDKEVLYFKDFNSGAMIQNIVDRGKKMAIKEFLTSGRKGLRLQHLLDACVDEFRENEDLPNTTNPDDWARISGKKGERIVYIRTLVSGGKGTEAGRSIETASNTGQYL; encoded by the coding sequence GTGGCACGCAGCGACGACGCGGACTCGCGCGCCGCACGGTGGGAGAAGGAGGCCCACGATCTCTCCACGCAGGTCGCGTTCCTTCAAGAGGAACTCGCCCTGGTGCGGCGCAAGTTGACCGAAAGCCCCCGACACGTCCGGCAGCTCGAGGAGCGCCTGGCGGCCACCCAGGCGCAGTTGGCGCGGCTGACCGAGAACAACGAACGACTGGTGAGCACCCTCAAGGAGGCTCGCGCGCAGATCGTCACCCTCAAGGAGGAGATCGACCGCCTGGCGCAGCCACCCAGTGGCTACGGCGTCTTCCTCGCCCGTCACGACGACGGCACGGTCGACGTCTTCACCGGCGGCCGCAAGCTGCGCGTCGCCGTGTCCCCCTCGCTGGACGTCGCGGAGTTGCGACGCGGCCAGGAGGTGCTGCTCAACGACGCCCTCAACATCGTCGACGCGTTCGGCTACGAGCGGGTCGGCGAGGTGGTCATGCTCAAGGAGATCCTCGCGGGCCCCGAGGGCGCGCCGGGCGACCGGGCGCTGGTGGTGTCCCACTCCGACGAGGAGCGGATCGTGCACCTGGCCGAGACCCTGATCGGTTCGCCGATCCGGGCCGGCGACTCGCTCATGATCGAGCCCCGCTCGGCGTACGCGTACGAGCGGATCCCGAAGAGCGAGGTCGAGGAGCTGGTCCTGGAGGAGGTGCCCGACGTCGACTACACCGACATCGGCGGCCTCCAGTCACAGATCGAGCAGATCCGTGATGCGGTGGAGCTGCCCTTCCTGCACGCGGACCTGTTCCGCGAGCATCAGCTCCGCCCGCCCAAGGGCATCCTGCTCTACGGCCCGCCGGGGTGCGGTAAGACCCTGATCGCGAAGGCGGTGGCCAACTCGCTGGCCAAGAAGATCGCCGAGCGGGAGGGCAAGGAGAAGCACACCAGCTTCTTCCTCAACATCAAGGGACCGGAGCTGCTCAACAAGTACGTCGGCGAGACCGAGCGGCACATCCGGCTGATCTTCCAGCGGGCCCGGGAGAAGGCCAGCGAGGGCACCCCGGTCATCGTGTTCTTCGACGAGATGGACTCGATCTTCCGGACCCGGGGCTCCGGTGTCTCCTCCGACGTGGAGAACACCATCGTCCCGCAGTTGTTGAGTGAGATCGACGGCGTGGAGGGCCTGGAGAACGTCATCGTCATCGGCGCCTCCAACCGGGAGGACATGATCGACCCGGCGATCCTGCGGCCCGGCCGGCTCGACGTGAAGATCAAGATCGAGCGGCCGGACGCCGAGGCTGCCAAGGACATCTTCTCCAAGTACATCCTCTCGGGGCTGCCCCTGCACCCCGACGACCTGGCCGAACACGGCAGCGACCCGCAGGCCACCGTTGCCGCCATGATCGACGCGGTGGTCCTGCGGATGTACTCCGAGACCGAGGAGAACCGCTTCCTCGAGGTCACCTACGCCAACGGCGACAAGGAAGTCCTCTACTTCAAGGACTTCAACTCCGGCGCGATGATCCAGAACATCGTCGACCGGGGCAAGAAGATGGCCATCAAGGAGTTCCTCACCTCCGGTCGCAAGGGGCTGCGGCTCCAGCACCTCCTCGACGCCTGCGTCGACGAGTTCCGCGAGAACGAGGACCTGCCCAACACCACCAACCCCGACGACTGGGCCCGCATCTCCGGCAAGAAGGGCGAGCGGATCGTCTACATCCGCACCCTCGTCTCCGGCGGCAAGGGCACCGAAGCCGGTCGGTCCATCGAGACGGCCAGCAACACCGGCCAGTACCTCTGA